A window from Candidatus Binatia bacterium encodes these proteins:
- a CDS encoding molybdopterin-dependent oxidoreductase, which translates to MGTKIEKSAAFPLPRDQLQKTIAEKEAGSHNNFYEFLLGEGGFVCPLTNDFEVEPWAVEVSGECNKPTTFDLDAINAIGLEERLYAFRCVERWVMNVPWVGVPLAKLLERVEPTSDAKFVRFVSAAHR; encoded by the coding sequence GTGGGCACGAAGATCGAGAAGAGCGCGGCCTTCCCCCTCCCGAGGGATCAGCTCCAGAAGACGATCGCCGAGAAGGAAGCGGGGTCCCACAACAACTTCTACGAGTTCCTGCTTGGGGAGGGGGGCTTCGTTTGCCCGCTCACGAATGACTTTGAAGTCGAGCCCTGGGCGGTCGAGGTGAGTGGTGAGTGCAACAAGCCCACGACGTTCGATCTCGACGCGATCAACGCGATCGGTCTGGAGGAACGGCTGTACGCGTTTCGGTGCGTGGAACGTTGGGTGATGAACGTGCCGTGGGTTGGGGTGCCGCTCGCGAAGCTCCTCGAGCGCGTCGAGCCGACGTCCGACGCCAAGTTCGTTCGGTTCGTCAGTGCTGCGCATCGATGA
- a CDS encoding molybdopterin-dependent oxidoreductase, translating into MLRIDEETNPLAFVATGMYGHPLLKQNGAPARMVLPCKYGYKGAKSVVSIQLMKRQPPTFWSVPPYGYAYGFSPNVDPKIPHPRWDQGHACWLGTKPREIFPTPIFNGYGEWVSSMYPDEPRTMQQPLKEGQVARWHSCASRGFVSSPPRHCK; encoded by the coding sequence GTGCTGCGCATCGATGAGGAGACGAACCCACTCGCCTTCGTCGCGACCGGGATGTACGGCCACCCACTTCTCAAACAAAACGGCGCGCCGGCCCGAATGGTCCTGCCCTGTAAGTACGGTTACAAGGGCGCGAAATCGGTCGTGTCGATTCAGCTCATGAAGCGCCAGCCACCGACCTTCTGGTCCGTTCCTCCCTACGGTTACGCGTACGGCTTCTCGCCGAACGTGGACCCGAAGATTCCGCATCCACGTTGGGATCAGGGCCACGCCTGCTGGCTCGGCACGAAGCCCAGGGAGATCTTCCCGACGCCGATCTTCAACGGCTACGGCGAATGGGTCTCGTCGATGTACCCAGACGAACCGCGGACGATGCAACAGCCCTTGAAAGAGGGTCAGGTTGCGCGCTGGCACTCGTGTGCGTCGAGAGGATTCGTTTCGTCGCCCCCCCGCCACTGTAAGTAG